A genomic window from Thunnus thynnus chromosome 12, fThuThy2.1, whole genome shotgun sequence includes:
- the atg10 gene encoding ubiquitin-like-conjugating enzyme ATG10 produces the protein MSLCLLDEKNFHQCCQLLLQQSDELRDGWSWEPIQGSEEGYLRKTAVRSVFIDASTKWDQEESRSNSETHTSCDSRPDQEKEQCALAASGDADIIKGDIDEDDDEDNGVCVVAAGSSQVLQYEYHILYSCSYSSPVLYFRAFTLEGRSLSLEEVWSSVHPNFRLRLQHSPLNTITQQEHPLLGQPFFMLHPCRTEDFMRPVLQAAQEQHRPVNYVLTWLSVVGPLVGLDIPLKYSIQLHHATSPGSSKPD, from the exons ATGAGCTTGTGCCTGCTGGATGAGAAGAACTTCCATCAGTGCTGTCAGCTCCTCCTGCAGCAGTCGGATGAGCTGAGAGACGGCTGGAGCTGGGAACCAATCCAG GGTTCAGAGGAGGGCTACCTGAGGAAGACTGCTGTCAGATCAGTCTTCATCGATGCAAGCACAAAGTGGGACCAGGAAGAATCCAGGTCAAACTCAGAAACTCACACTTCTTGTGACTCCAGGCCTGATCAGGAGAAGGAACAG TGTGCTCTGGCTGCTTCTGGTGATGCTGATATCATCAAAGGTGACatagatgaagatgatgatgaagacaaCGGCGTCTGTGTGGTGGCTGCAGGCAGCAGCCAGGTGCTTCAATATGAGTATCACATCCTGTACTCCTGCAGCTACAGCAGTCCTGTGCTCTATTTCAGAGCCTTCACTCTCG agGGGAGGAGCCTGTCTTTAGAGGAGGTGTGGAGCTCTGTGCATCCAAACTTCAGGCTTCGACTCCAGCACAGTCCTCTGAATACCATCACCCAGCAG gagCATCCCCTGCTAGGTCAGCCTTTCTTTATGCTCCACCCCTGTAGAACAGAGGATTTCATGAGGCCTGTGCTGCAGGCGGCTCAGGAACAACACAG gcCAGTGAACTATGTGTTGACGTGGCTCAGTGTAGTGGGTCCTCTGGTGGGTTTGGACATTCCTCTGAAGTACTCCATCCAGCTCCATCATGCAACCTCACCCGGCAGCTCCAAGCCAGACTGA